The following are encoded together in the Bacillota bacterium genome:
- a CDS encoding OmpH family outer membrane protein encodes MKRTFSLLIAIAGIAILSTGAWAQGTGAFGMVDLKRVVDEYDQRKALEAQLQQMRDQMRAKLQWRANNLLLEEAELSEYENLASITNPTEQQKQRMQQIEQKSRQLNEELSQLRQKNPPTEQDTQRINQLTAIENRNREALMQLQDQFEQQLNARRDEMINQMLQDIRKAVAAVAQEKKLVVVFDSTQVLYASNDITTDVIRRLNRK; translated from the coding sequence ATGAAACGAACCTTCAGCCTGCTGATAGCCATCGCAGGTATCGCCATCCTGAGTACAGGCGCGTGGGCGCAGGGTACCGGGGCGTTTGGGATGGTAGACCTGAAGCGCGTGGTTGACGAATACGACCAGCGTAAAGCGCTCGAAGCGCAGCTGCAGCAGATGCGAGACCAGATGCGCGCCAAACTGCAATGGCGTGCCAACAATCTCTTGCTGGAAGAAGCCGAACTCAGCGAATACGAGAATCTGGCAAGCATCACCAACCCGACAGAGCAGCAGAAACAGCGTATGCAGCAGATAGAGCAGAAATCGCGGCAGCTGAATGAGGAGCTCTCGCAGTTGCGCCAGAAGAACCCGCCTACCGAACAGGATACGCAGCGCATCAATCAGCTCACCGCTATCGAAAACCGCAACCGAGAGGCGTTGATGCAGCTGCAGGACCAGTTTGAGCAGCAGCTCAACGCGCGGCGCGATGAGATGATTAACCAGATGCTGCAGGATATCCGCAAAGCGGTGGCGGCGGTTGCCCAGGAGAAGAAACTGGTGGTCGTCTTCGACAGCACACAGGTGCTCTATGCTTCCAACGACATCACCACCGATGTCATCAGGCGACTTAACAGGAAATAA
- the lpxD gene encoding UDP-3-O-(3-hydroxymyristoyl)glucosamine N-acyltransferase gives MKLTVQALAQRLNAQVEGDANTLITGISSIEFAQEGDVVFAESPRYLRLAEHCPASAVIVWQDAPSIGKPLLRVASPRQAFLEALRIFAPEPQHPQGIDLNAVISPDADLAEDVAIGAGCVIEAGARIGQGSVLYPLCYIGRDVQIGEQCILYPNVTLMHGVKLGNRVIVHSGAVIGADGFGYVTVDGVHHKVPHIGTVEVGDDVEIGANVCIDRAKTGVTRIGSGTKIDNLVHIAHNVQVGENCLLVAQVGIAGSSQLGRYVVLAGQVGVTDHVSIGDGAIVAAQSGVAGNLPGGQRYFGSPAREHAKQLRLMAYASRLPELFERVRELERQLGSSSEDRNE, from the coding sequence ATGAAGCTAACAGTGCAAGCACTGGCACAGCGTCTGAACGCACAGGTGGAGGGTGATGCAAACACGCTCATCACCGGAATTTCCTCCATCGAGTTCGCACAGGAGGGGGATGTGGTGTTTGCGGAGTCGCCCCGCTATCTGCGACTGGCGGAACACTGCCCGGCTTCGGCGGTCATCGTATGGCAGGACGCGCCTTCCATCGGTAAGCCCCTTCTGCGCGTTGCATCGCCCCGGCAGGCGTTTCTGGAGGCGCTCCGCATCTTCGCTCCCGAGCCGCAGCATCCGCAAGGTATCGACCTGAACGCCGTCATCTCTCCCGACGCCGACCTCGCCGAGGATGTAGCCATCGGCGCAGGGTGCGTGATCGAGGCGGGGGCGCGCATTGGTCAGGGTAGCGTGCTGTATCCGCTGTGCTACATCGGGCGGGACGTGCAGATAGGAGAGCAGTGTATACTGTATCCGAATGTGACGCTGATGCACGGTGTCAAACTGGGCAATCGGGTAATCGTGCATTCGGGCGCCGTTATCGGCGCAGACGGTTTTGGTTACGTCACGGTGGATGGCGTACACCACAAGGTACCGCACATCGGCACGGTGGAGGTTGGTGACGACGTGGAGATCGGCGCGAACGTGTGTATTGACCGCGCGAAAACAGGCGTGACCCGCATTGGCTCGGGCACGAAGATCGACAATTTGGTTCATATCGCGCACAATGTGCAGGTTGGAGAGAATTGCCTTTTAGTAGCGCAGGTGGGCATCGCGGGCAGTTCGCAGCTGGGGCGGTACGTGGTGCTGGCGGGGCAGGTAGGCGTTACGGACCACGTGAGTATTGGTGACGGAGCTATCGTGGCGGCGCAGTCTGGCGTCGCAGGCAACCTGCCCGGTGGTCAGCGTTATTTTGGCAGCCCCGCCCGCGAACACGCGAAACAACTGCGCCTGATGGCATACGCCAGCCGGTTACCCGAGCTGTTCGAAAGGGTCAGGGAGCTGGAGCGACAGCTGGGTTCGTCGTCGGAGGACAGAAATGAATAG
- the lpxC gene encoding UDP-3-O-acyl-N-acetylglucosamine deacetylase: MNRQCTLQEPVCVEGIGVHTGKPCRVTVRPADENVGIVFHVSGQQIPALAEYVVSTDRCTTLGVDGARVMTVEHLLSAMAGVGIDNAYIDVDGEEIPVLDGSAKPWAECFYRVGLREQRAERQRIHLTRPVSVMAGDRGIWAMPHAERLLIATVHYDHPLVGTQVAWFPLDKINYLEEIAPARTFGFWEEVQPLLARGKARGGSLDNALVIFPDRYSTSLRFPDEVLRHKVLDIIGDLALVGAQVEALFVAVKPSHTLNTAFALALRQTIQGE; encoded by the coding sequence ATGAATAGGCAGTGCACGCTGCAGGAACCGGTGTGTGTGGAAGGGATTGGCGTGCACACAGGCAAGCCGTGCCGGGTAACGGTGCGACCTGCAGACGAGAACGTGGGCATCGTTTTTCACGTGAGCGGACAACAGATCCCCGCGCTGGCGGAGTACGTGGTGTCTACAGACAGGTGCACCACTCTGGGTGTGGACGGTGCGCGCGTGATGACGGTGGAGCATCTGCTCTCTGCGATGGCAGGTGTGGGGATAGACAACGCATACATCGATGTGGACGGAGAGGAAATACCGGTTTTGGACGGCAGTGCAAAGCCCTGGGCGGAGTGTTTCTATCGGGTGGGGTTGCGCGAACAGCGCGCAGAGCGACAACGCATCCACCTGACGCGCCCGGTATCGGTGATGGCTGGCGACCGGGGAATCTGGGCAATGCCGCACGCCGAGCGATTGCTCATTGCGACGGTGCATTACGACCATCCGCTGGTAGGTACGCAGGTAGCGTGGTTCCCTCTGGATAAGATAAACTATCTGGAGGAGATAGCGCCTGCCCGCACCTTCGGCTTCTGGGAAGAGGTACAGCCGTTGCTGGCACGCGGCAAAGCGCGTGGGGGGAGTCTGGACAACGCGCTGGTGATTTTCCCCGACCGTTACAGCACGTCCCTGCGCTTCCCAGACGAGGTGCTCAGACACAAGGTGCTGGACATTATCGGTGACCTTGCGCTGGTGGGCGCGCAGGTGGAGGCGTTGTTCGTAGCGGTCAAACCCAGTCATACCCTCAACACCGCCTTTGCACTTGCATTAAGACAGACGATACAGGGGGAATGA
- the fabZ gene encoding 3-hydroxyacyl-ACP dehydratase FabZ: MIGPNGVLDVEAVREILPHRYPLLLVDRILELEPGKRAVGLKNVTINEEFFNGHFPGQAIMPGVLVVEAMAQVGGVLMLSMPEHRHKLAYIGGIDKVRFRKPVVPGDTLITEVEVLRFRGSTGKVRVVGRVNGQVVAEAEMIFALVERRKNGNQAQQTLENSTFDEGNNQ; the protein is encoded by the coding sequence ATGATAGGACCAAATGGCGTTCTGGACGTGGAAGCGGTTCGCGAAATACTGCCGCACCGCTATCCACTGCTGCTGGTGGACCGTATTCTGGAGCTGGAGCCCGGCAAGCGGGCAGTGGGGCTGAAAAACGTCACCATCAATGAAGAGTTCTTCAACGGGCATTTTCCGGGTCAGGCCATCATGCCGGGTGTGCTGGTAGTGGAAGCGATGGCTCAGGTAGGTGGCGTGTTGATGCTCTCCATGCCCGAACATCGCCACAAGCTCGCTTATATCGGAGGTATCGACAAAGTGCGCTTCCGCAAGCCGGTAGTGCCGGGTGATACACTCATCACCGAGGTAGAGGTGCTGCGTTTTCGCGGCAGCACGGGCAAAGTACGCGTGGTCGGGCGCGTGAACGGTCAGGTGGTGGCGGAAGCGGAGATGATTTTCGCGCTGGTGGAACGCCGCAAAAACGGCAACCAGGCACAGCAAACACTGGAAAACTCTACCTTCGATGAAGGAAACAATCAGTGA
- the lpxA gene encoding acyl-ACP--UDP-N-acetylglucosamine O-acyltransferase has translation MGIQTMAHSKIHPTAIIHPTAELASDVEIGPYSIVGAHVYIGEGTILESHVVVEKWTTIGSYCHIFHSAILGGPPQDTKFKGERSYLRIGDRNIIREFVTIHRATGEEEATVIGDDNMIMGYVHIGHNCKLGNGIIIANQAGISGHVIVEDHVVFGGMVGVHQYTRIGKLAMLGGMSKVVQDVPPFMMVDGRPAEVLDLNTIGLRRHGIPPAVRAGLRQAYKLLYRSKLNMSQAIEAIEEEVEPSPERDYLLDFLRSIRKGFGGRANDPRGMR, from the coding sequence ATGGGCATACAGACTATGGCGCATTCCAAGATTCATCCGACCGCCATCATCCACCCAACGGCGGAACTGGCTTCAGACGTAGAGATAGGTCCTTACAGCATCGTTGGCGCACATGTCTATATCGGCGAAGGAACTATTCTCGAATCACACGTGGTCGTGGAGAAGTGGACGACCATCGGTTCATATTGTCACATCTTCCACAGTGCGATTCTGGGTGGTCCTCCGCAGGACACGAAGTTCAAGGGAGAGCGCAGCTACCTGCGCATCGGCGACCGCAACATCATCCGCGAGTTCGTCACCATCCATCGTGCTACCGGTGAAGAGGAAGCCACTGTCATCGGCGACGACAACATGATTATGGGCTACGTGCATATCGGGCACAACTGCAAGCTGGGTAATGGCATCATCATTGCCAATCAGGCAGGCATTAGCGGGCACGTCATCGTCGAGGACCACGTGGTTTTCGGCGGTATGGTGGGCGTACATCAATACACCCGCATCGGAAAGCTGGCCATGCTGGGTGGAATGTCCAAAGTGGTGCAGGACGTTCCTCCCTTCATGATGGTGGACGGGCGTCCTGCCGAGGTGCTGGACCTGAACACCATCGGGCTGCGCAGGCATGGCATTCCCCCTGCGGTGCGAGCGGGACTGAGGCAGGCATACAAACTGCTGTACCGTTCGAAGCTCAACATGTCGCAGGCGATTGAAGCCATCGAGGAGGAGGTGGAACCCAGCCCCGAACGCGATTACCTGCTGGATTTCCTGCGCAGTATCCGTAAGGGATTTGGTGGGCGTGCCAACGACCCGCGCGGTATGCGGTGA
- the lpxB gene encoding lipid-A-disaccharide synthase has product MKRAVSIFCVAGEASGDASCAALVQTVRERLPNAHFWGVGGRLMAKAGVQLLYDSSRWGAVGVVEALRVAPALWLAQQNLKRRLAQQPPDLMVLVDFGAFNVPLAKWAKARGIKVFYYFPPGSWRRYLPRRNDLPHCTDCIVTPFPWSAALLRQAGANAHFVGHPLLDRVKPSLSEEQFCHKLHLNAESLRVGLLPGSRRQEVRLLLPIMRRAAELLAERKPGAQFVLALAPSVRDEEVQHALAGCAVPCRIAREMAYDVMAYSHLLWCCSGTATLEAAILGTPMIILYRVSRLMELEYHVRKRALNLTFIGLPNLIAQRGICPELLQHAATPQNIVAHSLNLLPGTEGHRLQREALQEVKSVLGEPGATDRAAHLLLKCLEVNHADPR; this is encoded by the coding sequence GTGAAAAGAGCGGTCAGCATTTTCTGTGTGGCGGGAGAAGCCAGCGGCGATGCCAGTTGCGCCGCACTGGTGCAGACGGTGCGCGAGCGGCTGCCCAACGCGCACTTCTGGGGCGTCGGCGGGCGACTCATGGCGAAAGCGGGAGTGCAGCTGCTTTACGATAGCAGTCGGTGGGGCGCGGTAGGGGTGGTGGAAGCGTTGCGCGTTGCACCTGCGCTGTGGCTGGCACAGCAAAACCTGAAGCGTCGGCTGGCACAGCAGCCGCCCGACCTGATGGTGCTGGTGGATTTTGGCGCATTCAATGTGCCGCTGGCGAAATGGGCAAAAGCAAGAGGGATCAAGGTGTTCTATTACTTTCCGCCCGGTTCATGGCGCAGGTATCTGCCCAGGCGCAACGACCTTCCACACTGCACCGATTGCATCGTCACACCGTTTCCCTGGTCCGCCGCGCTGCTGAGGCAGGCAGGAGCAAACGCGCATTTTGTGGGACATCCACTGCTGGACAGGGTAAAACCCTCGCTGAGCGAGGAACAGTTCTGCCACAAGCTGCACCTGAACGCCGAAAGCCTGCGTGTGGGACTACTGCCCGGAAGCCGTCGACAGGAGGTGCGCCTGTTACTGCCCATCATGCGCCGGGCGGCAGAACTGCTCGCCGAACGCAAGCCCGGAGCGCAGTTCGTTCTCGCGCTCGCGCCGTCGGTGCGGGACGAAGAGGTTCAGCACGCCTTGGCCGGATGCGCCGTGCCGTGCCGAATCGCCCGTGAAATGGCATACGACGTGATGGCATACAGCCACTTGCTGTGGTGCTGTTCGGGCACGGCCACGCTGGAGGCGGCGATACTGGGCACACCCATGATTATCCTGTACCGCGTTTCGCGCCTGATGGAGCTGGAATACCATGTCCGTAAGCGGGCGCTGAACCTCACCTTCATCGGCTTGCCCAACCTGATTGCCCAGCGAGGTATTTGTCCGGAGCTGCTGCAACACGCCGCGACACCGCAAAACATCGTTGCTCACTCGTTGAATCTTTTACCGGGCACCGAAGGGCACCGCCTACAACGGGAAGCCCTGCAAGAGGTAAAATCGGTACTGGGAGAGCCGGGTGCGACCGACCGTGCCGCGCACCTGCTCCTGAAGTGTCTGGAAGTGAACCATGCCGACCCGAGATGA
- a CDS encoding ABC transporter ATP-binding protein/permease — translation MPTRDDKQLQRRLWRDLKPHLKYIILGLICAAGAQMITLRIFALTRDVVNAAQLHHDVSQLNRVSLVVIGAFLLKFVFAYGQTYYLSLAINRFTMRLRERVYEHLQSLSLSYFTHRRTGALMSVLTNDINAISNGGTLLKDMVAAPIGLIGGLVWLFVISWKLSLIALVGVPLMALIIRAIGRRMRYIGQQAQLRLEDVTAVMQEAIAGVRTIKAFATEPREIQRFKERNYLSYRAMMDGVRTSAALRPLIELIGAGGIAFVLWYGGHLIVRGELDFGGLGSFLLTLNLVAQSMQTLGSINVTRQQVLAAAERVYREVLDVHPEVQELPGAPPMPPIVGHVRFEEVSFAYHRGGRLVLDNVSFEMKPGSVVAVVGHSGAGKSTLADLIPRFYDPTSGRVLIDGIDIRTVQIASLRKQIGIVPQETLLFAGTIRDNIAYADPDATDEQVIEAAKAAHAHEFIQRLEKGYETLVGERGVRLSGGERQRIAIARAILKNPRILILDEATSSLDTASEALVQQALEELMRGRTTLVIAHRLSTVVNADHILVLEHGRIVEQGTHLELLARGGVYARLFRKQMGEQVTQELVAQGE, via the coding sequence ATGCCGACCCGAGATGACAAACAACTTCAGAGAAGGTTGTGGCGAGACCTCAAGCCGCATCTGAAGTACATCATCCTCGGCTTGATATGCGCAGCAGGAGCGCAGATGATTACCCTGCGCATCTTCGCGCTCACCCGTGATGTGGTCAACGCCGCACAACTGCACCACGATGTGAGCCAGCTCAACCGCGTGAGCCTTGTCGTTATCGGCGCGTTCCTCCTTAAGTTCGTTTTCGCCTATGGGCAGACCTACTACCTCTCGCTGGCTATCAACCGCTTTACCATGCGCCTGCGCGAGAGGGTGTATGAGCACCTGCAGAGCCTGTCGCTGTCGTACTTTACCCATCGCCGCACCGGTGCGCTGATGTCGGTGCTGACCAACGATATCAACGCCATCTCCAACGGCGGCACCCTGTTGAAAGATATGGTGGCGGCACCTATCGGGCTGATAGGTGGTCTGGTATGGCTGTTCGTCATTTCGTGGAAGCTGTCGCTGATTGCACTGGTGGGTGTCCCGTTGATGGCGCTCATTATCCGTGCGATTGGAAGGCGTATGCGCTACATCGGTCAGCAGGCACAGCTGCGGCTGGAAGACGTGACGGCGGTGATGCAGGAAGCCATCGCCGGAGTGCGCACCATCAAAGCCTTTGCCACCGAGCCGAGGGAAATCCAGCGTTTCAAAGAGCGTAACTACCTGTCGTACCGCGCCATGATGGACGGCGTGCGCACCAGCGCGGCGCTGCGCCCCCTGATTGAACTCATTGGGGCGGGTGGAATCGCCTTCGTGCTGTGGTACGGCGGGCATCTGATTGTGCGGGGCGAGCTGGACTTCGGCGGTCTGGGCAGTTTCCTGCTGACGCTGAACCTGGTGGCTCAGAGCATGCAGACACTGGGCAGCATCAACGTGACCCGCCAGCAGGTGCTGGCAGCAGCGGAGCGCGTCTATCGCGAGGTGCTAGATGTTCATCCCGAAGTGCAGGAACTGCCGGGCGCGCCGCCGATGCCGCCTATCGTGGGGCATGTTCGCTTCGAGGAAGTGAGCTTCGCGTATCACCGCGGCGGGCGTCTGGTGCTGGATAACGTCTCCTTCGAGATGAAGCCGGGCAGCGTGGTGGCGGTGGTGGGACACAGCGGTGCGGGTAAGAGCACCCTCGCCGACCTCATCCCGCGCTTCTATGACCCCACCTCGGGACGGGTGCTCATCGATGGCATAGACATCCGTACGGTGCAGATAGCCTCCCTGCGCAAACAGATTGGTATCGTACCGCAGGAGACCCTTCTGTTCGCAGGCACCATCCGCGACAACATCGCCTACGCCGACCCCGACGCCACCGACGAACAGGTCATCGAGGCGGCAAAAGCCGCTCACGCCCACGAGTTTATCCAGCGGTTGGAAAAGGGATACGAGACACTTGTCGGTGAGCGCGGGGTGCGCCTGTCTGGCGGAGAGCGGCAACGTATCGCCATCGCCCGCGCTATCTTGAAGAACCCGCGTATCCTGATTCTGGACGAGGCGACCTCCTCGCTGGACACCGCCTCCGAGGCGCTGGTGCAGCAGGCGCTGGAGGAACTGATGCGTGGGCGTACCACGCTGGTTATCGCCCACCGGCTGAGTACGGTGGTCAACGCCGACCACATCCTGGTGCTGGAGCATGGACGTATTGTAGAGCAGGGTACGCATCTGGAGCTGCTGGCGCGAGGAGGTGTTTATGCCCGACTGTTCCGCAAACAGATGGGCGAACAGGTCACACAGGAGCTGGTAGCGCAAGGTGAGTAA
- a CDS encoding lysophospholipid acyltransferase family protein has translation MSKRSERPGWWQQLRPKLLGFVVWSLARAIGMSLRLKVLNFEQVLERVKEGNGAVLVTWHGRSLIPANVFKGRGFWAIISLSRDGEIQNHIFRRFGFRIIRGSTGRGGIRAALEAARRVAEGGILAFTPDGPRGPSRQVQPGALFIAQKAKCPIIPAGVAAYPCKLLPTWDRYMIPLPFARGVFIFGEPIDVPEGISEQQFEQLRQKVEDAINALEEQAEKMVREKRV, from the coding sequence GTGAGTAAGCGAAGCGAAAGACCGGGCTGGTGGCAGCAGTTGCGCCCGAAGCTGCTGGGTTTCGTCGTTTGGAGCCTCGCCCGCGCCATCGGCATGAGCCTGCGCCTGAAGGTGCTCAATTTCGAGCAGGTTCTGGAGCGGGTGAAAGAAGGCAACGGAGCGGTGCTGGTGACCTGGCACGGGCGCAGTCTTATCCCTGCCAACGTGTTCAAAGGCAGAGGGTTCTGGGCGATTATCTCCCTCTCGCGAGATGGCGAGATTCAGAACCATATTTTCCGGCGGTTCGGCTTCCGTATCATTCGGGGTTCCACAGGGCGAGGGGGCATCCGCGCGGCACTGGAAGCCGCCCGGCGAGTCGCAGAGGGGGGTATTCTGGCGTTCACGCCCGACGGCCCTCGCGGACCCAGTCGGCAGGTACAGCCCGGTGCGCTTTTTATCGCCCAGAAGGCGAAGTGCCCTATTATTCCGGCGGGCGTCGCCGCTTACCCGTGCAAACTGTTGCCAACGTGGGACCGCTATATGATACCCCTGCCGTTCGCGCGTGGCGTGTTCATCTTTGGGGAACCTATTGACGTGCCCGAGGGCATCAGCGAACAGCAGTTCGAGCAGCTGCGACAGAAGGTGGAGGACGCCATCAACGCACTGGAGGAACAGGCGGAAAAGATGGTTCGGGAAAAGCGAGTGTGA
- a CDS encoding 3-deoxy-D-manno-octulosonic acid transferase yields MFNAVYNIFLILTSPLWLIYLLWRIIVRGKSREGWGQRLGGLPASPQGRRVIWMHAVSVGEVMAALPLLQAIRERLPQHHLLLTTLTPAGNATARQQLGKLVDAVGYLPVDLPFAVGRALRRVRPDALIVMETELWPNLLTMAYRRGVRTLIANGRISDRSLPTYRRFRWFFAQVLRCLDAICVQSEEDARRFCAIGALPDRVHVVGNTKFDQAAVGAQDVQADTLRRDLGLPEGAPVLVIGSSRAPEEEMIIATAYRTLRERFPNLCIVWAPRHVERAEAIVELLQQQGFRPWRRTQGTPDTAQQQIVLDTFGELGKVYAVCDVAIIGGSFVPLGGQNLLQPLAHGRPVVHGPYMNNFRDVAALAKETRVAWVAQDAGELAQRVTELLENEPLRKEVARRARALVREQQGASQRILDILIALLELEGAEGARPDYQ; encoded by the coding sequence ATGTTCAACGCCGTGTATAACATCTTTCTCATCCTCACCTCCCCGCTGTGGCTGATATACCTGCTGTGGCGCATCATCGTCAGGGGCAAATCGCGCGAGGGCTGGGGACAGCGACTGGGCGGACTGCCTGCGTCGCCGCAGGGACGCAGGGTGATATGGATGCACGCGGTATCCGTAGGCGAGGTCATGGCAGCTTTGCCGCTTCTGCAAGCGATTCGCGAACGGCTTCCCCAGCATCACCTGCTATTAACCACCCTCACCCCTGCCGGCAACGCCACTGCGCGTCAGCAACTGGGCAAGCTGGTGGACGCGGTGGGCTACCTGCCGGTAGACCTTCCCTTTGCGGTAGGGCGTGCCCTGAGACGGGTGCGCCCCGACGCGCTCATCGTGATGGAGACCGAGCTTTGGCCCAACCTGCTGACGATGGCGTATCGCCGGGGGGTACGCACGCTCATTGCGAACGGTCGTATCTCCGACCGAAGCCTGCCCACCTACAGGCGGTTCCGCTGGTTCTTCGCTCAGGTGCTGCGTTGTCTGGACGCTATCTGTGTGCAATCCGAAGAAGACGCCAGGCGGTTTTGTGCTATCGGCGCGCTTCCGGACCGCGTGCATGTGGTCGGAAACACCAAGTTTGACCAGGCGGCGGTCGGAGCGCAGGATGTGCAGGCAGACACGTTACGTCGGGATTTGGGTCTTCCCGAAGGCGCGCCGGTGCTGGTGATTGGCAGCAGCCGTGCACCAGAGGAGGAGATGATTATCGCCACCGCTTACCGCACGTTGCGTGAGCGTTTCCCGAACCTCTGCATCGTGTGGGCGCCTCGCCATGTGGAACGAGCGGAGGCGATTGTGGAACTCCTGCAACAGCAGGGTTTTCGTCCATGGCGACGCACGCAGGGAACCCCTGATACCGCCCAGCAACAAATCGTGCTGGACACCTTCGGCGAGCTGGGGAAGGTTTACGCGGTGTGCGACGTGGCAATTATCGGCGGAAGCTTCGTGCCGCTGGGGGGACAGAACCTGCTTCAACCGCTGGCGCACGGCAGGCCGGTGGTACACGGACCCTACATGAACAACTTCCGTGACGTGGCTGCGCTGGCGAAAGAAACCCGTGTGGCGTGGGTCGCACAGGATGCCGGGGAACTGGCTCAGCGGGTGACTGAACTGCTGGAGAATGAACCTTTGCGAAAGGAAGTGGCGCGGCGCGCCCGGGCGCTGGTGCGCGAGCAGCAGGGCGCTTCACAGCGTATTCTGGATATCCTGATCGCGCTACTCGAACTCGAAGGTGCGGAAGGCGCCCGCCCCGACTATCAATAG